The Lucilia cuprina isolate Lc7/37 chromosome 5, ASM2204524v1, whole genome shotgun sequence genome includes a window with the following:
- the LOC111686851 gene encoding teneurin-m isoform X5: MNKGSPIDYKSGSACSTPTKDTLKGYERSANNCLGPVLPPRSVMSGIPPHHYSAPMNFRKDLAARCSAKCVAIVAVSVFVAMCVLLIFLTGFGVLHWSPSAPCTVLVGNEASEVTAAKSTNTDLSKLHNSSLRSKTGQSTVVTTATSSLSSSQAAASSSAFQSTSASSVAVGGGSAVATSLSSSSSSISLSSSTSLSSPLANANNGVDCPHPTCSGHGFCAEGTCICKKGWKGPDCATMDQDALQCLPDCSGHGTFDLDSQTCSCESKWSGDDCSKELCDLDCGQHGRCVGDACTCDEGWGGEYCNTKLCDSRCNEHGQCKNGTCLCVTGWNGKHCTIEGCPNSCSGHGQCRVSGEGQWECRCYEGWDGADCGIALELNCGDSKDNDKDGLVDCEDPECCASHVCKTSQLCVSAPKPIDVLLRKQPPAITASFFERMKFLIDESSLQNYAKLETFNESIFWNYFNASRSAVIRGRVVTSLGMGLVGVRVSTTTLLEGFTLTRDDGWFDLMVNGGGAVTLQFGRSPFRPQSRIVQVPWNEVIIIDTVIMSMSEEKSVASTTHTCFSHDYDLMKPVVLASWKHGFQGACPDRSAILAESQVIQESLQIPGTGLNLVYHSSRAAGYLSTIKLQLTPESIPTTLHLIHLRITIEGILFERIFEADPGIKFTYAWNRLNIYRQRVYGVTTAVVKVGYQYTDCKDIIWDIQTTKLSGHDMSISEVGGWNLDIHHRYNFHEGILQKGDGSNIYLKNKPRVILTTMGDGHQRPLECMDCEGMSLKQRLLAPVALAASPDGSLYVGDFNYIRRIMTDGTVRTVVKLNATRVSYRYHMALSPLDGTLYISDPESHQIIRVRDTNDFSQPEKNWEPIVGSGERCLPGDEAHCGDGALAKDAKLAYPKGIAISSDNILYFADGTNIRMVDRDGIVSTLIGNHMHKSHWKPIPCEGTLKLEEMHLRWPTELAVSPLDNTLHIIDDHMILRMTPDGRVRVISGRPLHCATSSSVYDSDLATHATLVMPQSIAFGPLGELYVAESDSQRINRVRVIGTNGRISAFAGAESKCNCLERGCDCFEADHYLATSAKFNTIAALAVTPDGHVHIADQANYRIRSVMSSIPEASMSREYEIYAPDMQEIYIFNRFGQHVMTKNILTGETTYVFTYNVNTSNGKLSTVTDAAGNKVFLLRDYTSQVNSIENTKGQKCRLRMTRMKMLHELNTPDNYNVTFEYHGPTGLLKTKLDSTGRSYVYNYDEFGRLTSAVTPTGRVIDLAFDLSIKGAQVKVSENAQKEISMLIQGSSVVVRNGEAESKTMVEMDGSTTSLTPWGHLLQMEVVPYPILAEISPIIGESYPVPAKQRTEISGDLANRFEWRYFVRRLQQGKQNKGPRSVTQVGRKLRVNGDNVLTLEYDRDTQSIVVMVDDKQELLNVTYDRTSRPVSFRPQSGDYADVDLEYDRFGRLVTWKWGNLQEAYTFDRNGRLNEIKYGDGSSMVYAFKDNYGSLPLKVTTPRRSDYLLQYDDAGALQSLTTPRGHIHSFSLQTSLGFFKYQYFSPINRHPFEILYNDEGQILAKIHPHQSGKVAFVHDNSGRLETILAGLSSTHYTYQETTSLVKSVEVQEPGFELRREFKYHAGILKDEKLRFGSKNSLASAHYKYAYDGNARLTGVEMSIDDKEMPTTRYKFSQNLGQLEVVQDLKITRNAFNRTVIQDSSKQFFTIIDYDQHGRVKSVLMNIKSFDVFRLELDYDLRNRIKSQKTTFGRSTAFDKINYNADGHVIEVLGTNNWKYLYDENGNTVGVVDQGEKINLGYDIGDRVSQVGDIEFNNYDARGFVVRRGEQKYRYNNRGQLIHAFERERFQTWYYYDDRSRLVAWHDSKGNVTQYYYGNPRSPLLLTHMHYPKTGKTLRFHYDDRDMLMAVETAEQRYYVATDQNGSPLAYFDMNGAILKEMKRTPFGRIIKDTNPDFFIPIDFHGGLLDPHTKLVYTEGRLYDPTVGQWMTPLWETLATEMSHPTDVFIYRYHNNDPVNPSKQQNYMIELESWLQLFGYDLSNMQSSKYTKALQYNPQASIKSQTLAPDFGVISGLECIVEKTNEKFSDFDFVPKPLLKMEPKMRNLLPRVSYRRAVFGEGVLLSRIGGRALVSVVDGSNSVVQDVVSSVFNNSYFLDLHFSIHDQDVFYFVKDNVLKLRDDNEELRRLGGMFNISTHEITDHGGSAAKELRLHGPDAVVIIKYGVDPEQERHRILKHAHKRAVERAWELEKQLVAAGFQGRGDWTEEEKEELVSHGDVDGWIGVDIHSIYKYPQLADDPGNVAFQRDAKRKRRKIGQNHRTVKSRRQQRLKDMSA; this comes from the exons ATGAACAAGGGTTCACCTATTGATTATAAAAGTGGTTCGGCTTGTTCGACACCCACCAAGGATACGTTAAAAGGTTACGAACGTTCGGCTAATAATTGTTTGGGTCCAGTGCTTCCGCCCCGCAGTGTTATGAGCGGCATACCTCCCCATCATTATTCGGCACCCATGAATTTTCGCAAAGATTTAGCTGCACGCTGTTCGGCTAAATGTGTGGCCATTGTAGCGGTATCGGTATTTGTGGCCATGTgtgttttgttaatatttttaacag GATTTGGTGTTCTTCATTGGTCTCCCTCTGCCCCCTGTACAGTTCTAGTCGGCAATGAGGCCTCTGAGGTAACCGCCGCCAAAAGTACTAATACCGATCTCTCAAAATTGCACAATTCCTCGTTACGCTCAAAAACCGGACAATCCACCGTGGTAACAACGGCCACCTCTTCGCTGTCTTCTTCACAGGCGGCAGCTTCTTCATCAGCATTTCAGTCGACCTCGGCTTCTTCAGTGGCTGTGGGTGGTGGTTCAGCGGTGGCTACTTCATTGTCATCGTCCTCCTCTTCGATATCGTTGTCTTCATCGACTTCGCTGTCATCACCATTGGCAAATGCCAATAATGGAG ttgattGTCCACATCCCACCTGTTCCGGTCATGGTTTCTGTGCCGAAGGTACTTGTATCTGTAAAAAAGGATGGAAAGGACCCGATTGTGCTACAATGGATCAAGATGCCCTACAATGTTTACCCGATTGTTCTGGACATGGTACATTCGATTTAGATTCACAAACCTGTAGCTGTGAATCAAAATGGAGTGGCGATGATTGTTCCAAGGAACTTTGTGATCTAGATTGTGGTCAACATGGTCGTTGTGTGGGTGATGCCTGTACCTGTGACGAAGGCTGGGGTGGTGAATATTGTAATACAAAACTATGCGATTCACGTTGCAACGAACATGGTCAGTGTAAAAATGGTACTTGTTTGTGTGTTACCGGTTGGAATGGTAAACACTGTACCATAGAAGGTTGTCCCAATTCTTGTTCTGGTCATGGTCAATGTCGTGTTAGCGGTGAAGGTCAATGGGAATGTCGCTGCTATGAAGGTTGGGATGGTGCCGATTGTGGTATCGCTTTGGAATTGAATTGTGGTGATAGTAAAGATAATGATAAGG ATGGCTTAGTGGACTGTGAAGATCCCGAGTGTTGTGCCAGTCATGTTTGTAAAACTTCTCAATTATGTGTCTCGGCACCCAAACCCATAGATGTTTTATTGCGCAAACAACCTCCGGCTATTACTGCTTCATTCTTTGAACGCATGAAATTCTTAATAGATGAAAGTAGTTTACAAAATTATGCCAAATTAGAAACGTTTAATGAGAG cattttttggaattatttcAATGCAAG CCGTTCTGCTGTTATACGAGGCCGTGTGGTTACTTCCCTAGGTATGGGTTTAGTGGGCGTACGTGTCTCTACTACTACTTTATTGGAGGGCTTTACCTTAACCCGTGATGATGGCTGGTTTGATTTAATGGTTAATGGTGGTGGTGCTGTGACTTTACAATTTGGTCGTTCTCCCTTCCGGCCTCAATCGCGTATTGTTCAAGTTCCCTGGAATGAGGTTATTATCATAGACACTGTCATTATGTCCATGTCGGAGGAGAAAAGTGTGGCCTCTACTACTCATACCTGTTTTTCTCATGATTATGATCTTATGAAACCGGTGGTGTTGGCCTCTTGGAAACATGGTTTCCAGGGTGCCTGTCCCGATCGCAGTGCCATTTTAGCAGAATCTCAAGTTATTCAAGAAAGTCTACAAATCCCCGGCACCGGTTTGAATTTAGTTTATCATTCCTCTCGTGCTGCTGGTTATCTTTCTACCATTAAGTTGCAGTTAACTCCGGAATCGATACCCACCACCTTACATTTGATACATTTACGTATTACCATTGAAGGTATATTGTTTGAGCGTATTTTTGAGGCTGATCCTGGCATTAAGTTTACCTATGCCTGGAATAGATTGAATATATATCGCCAACGTGTGTATGGTGTTACCACAGCCGTGGTAAAAGTGGGTTATCAATATACCGACTGCAAAGATATAATTTGGGATATTCAAACCACCAAGTTGTCGGGTCATGATATGTCTATATCCGAGGTAGGAGGCTGGAATTTGGATATACATCATCGCTATAACTTCCATGAGGGTATATTGCAAAAGGGTGATGGTTCTAATATATACTTGAAGAATAAACCTAGAGTTATTCTAACCACCATGGGTGATGGTCATCAGAGGCCTTTGGAGTGTATGGATTGTGAAGGCATGTCTTTGAAACAAAGACTATTAGCTCCTGTAGCATTAGCTGCCTCCCCCGATGGCAGTTTATATGTGGGTGATTTCAATTATATACGTCGCATTATGACAGATGGTACTGTACGCACAGTGGTCAAACTTAATGCCACACGCGTTAGCTATCGTTATCATATGGCTTTGAGTCCTTTGGATGGCACTTTATACATCTCAGATCCCGAATCACATCAAATTATACGTGTGCGTGACACTAATGATTTCTCTCAACCTGAAAAGAATTGGGAACCTATTGTTGGTTCCGGAGAACGTTGTTTACCTGGCGATGAAGCTCATTGTGGTGATGGTGCCTTGGCTAAAGATGCCAAATTGGCTTATCCTAAGGGAATTGCTATATCTAGTGATAATATCTTGTATTTTGCGGATGGCACCAACATACGTATGGTAGATAGAGATGGTATAGTTAGCACCTTAATAGGCAATCATATGCATAAGTCACACTGGAAACCTATACCCTGTGAGGGTACCTTAAAGCTGGAAGAAATGCATTTACGTTGGCCCACTGAATTGGCCGTCAGTCCTTTGGATAATACTCTACATATCATAGATGATCATATGATTTTGCGTATGACTCCTGATGGTCGAGTTCGAGTGATTTCGGGACGTCCTTTGCACTGCGCTACATCCTCTTCGGTATACGACTCAGATCTAGCTACCCATGCTACCCTGGTAATGCCTCAATCTATAGCTTTTGGTCCTCTGGGTGAGCTGTATGTGGCAGAAAGTGATTCTCAACGTATTAATCGTGTCCGTGTTATAGGCACCAATGGCCGTATTTCCGCCTTTGCTGGAGCCGAATCGAAATGCAATTGTTTAGAACGTGGATGTGATTGTTTTGAGGCTGATCATTATCTAGCCACCAGTGCCAAGTTTAATACCATTGCTGCTTTAGCTGTTACACCTGATGGTCATGTCCATATAGCCGATCAAGCCAATTATCGCATACGTTCGGTTATGTCCAGCATACCCGAGGCCAGCATGTCCCGTgaatatgaaatatatgctCCTGATATGCAAGAAATCTATATATTCAATCGTTTTGGTCAACATGTCATGACCAAGAACATCTTAACCGGTGAGACTACTTATGTCTTTACCTATAATGTCAACACCTCTAATGGAAAATTGAGTACAGTGACCGATGCTGCTGGTAATAAGGTATTCCTGTTGCGTGATTACACCTCCCAAGTTAACTCCATAGAAAACACTAAAGGTCAGAAATGCCGTTTGAGAATGACTCGTATGAAAATGTTGCATGAGTTGAATACCCCCGATAACTACAATGTCACTTTTGAGTATCACGGACCCACCGGTTTGCTGAAAACTAAATTAGATTCTACCGGTCGTTCCTATGTTTACAACTATGATGAATTTGGTCGTTTAACTTCGGCAGTTACTCCTACTGGTCGTGTTATTGATTTGGCTTTCGATTTAAGTATTAAGGGAGCTCAAGTCAAAGTTTCGGAAAATGCCCAAAAAGAAATCTCCATGTTAATACAAGGCTCTTCAGTGGTAGTGCGCAATGGTGAGGCTGAATCCAAGACCATGGTAGAAATGGATGGTTCTACTACCAGTTTAACTCCTTGGGGTCATTTGCTGCAAATGGAGGTGGTTCCCTATCCAATATTGGCTGAAATTTCTCCTATAATAGGAGAATCCTATCCAGTGCCCGCTAAGCAACGTACTGAAATCTCTGGTGATTTGGCTAATCGTTTCGAATGGCGTTATTTCGTTAGAAGACTGCAACAAGGCAAACAGAATAAGGGTCCCAGATCTGTGACACAAGTGGGACGTAAATTACGTGTCAATGGTGATAATGTTTTGACTTTAGAATATGATCGTGATACACAATCTATAGTGGTAATGGTAGATGATAAACAAGAATTGCTGAATGTAACCTATGATCGTACCTCACGCCCTGTAAGCTTCCGTCCTCAGTCTGGGGATTATGCCGATGTTGATTTGGAATATGATCGTTTTGGTCGTTTGGTTACCTGGAAATGGGGTAATCTACAAGAAGCCTATACATTTGATCGTAATGGCCGTTTGAATGAGATTAAATATGGTGATGGCTCCTCTATGGTTTATGCTTTTAAGGACAATTATGGTTCTTTGCCTTTGAAGGTGACAACACCCAGAAGATCTGATTATCTATTGCAATATGATGATGCAGGCGCCTTACAAAGTCTAACAACCCCCAGAGGTCATATTCATTCATTTTCGCTGCAGACGTCATTGGGTTTCTTTAAATACCAATATTTCTCACCCATTAATCGTCATCCCTTTGAAATACTCTACAATGATGAAGGTCAAATCTTGGCTAAAATACATCCTCATCAATCGGGCAAGGTTGCTTTCGTGCACGACAACTCAGGACGTTTGGAAACTATATTAGCTGGTTTGTCTAGCACTCATTACACTTATCAAGAAACCACCAGTTTGGTAAAATCCGTAGAAGTTCAAGAACCTGGTTTTGAATTACGCCGCGAATTTAAATATCATGCTGGTATCTTAAAAGATGAAAAATTACGTTTTGGCTCCAAGAACTCTTTAGCCTCCGCTCACTACAAATATGCTTATGATGGTAATGCCCGTTTAACGGGAGTTGAAATGTCTATAGATGATAAAGAAATGCCCACTACACGCTACAAGTTTAGTCAAAATCTAGGCCAACTAGAGGTGGTACAAGATTTGAAAATTACACGCAATGCTTTCAATCGTACCGTCATACAAGATTCCTCTAAACAATTCTTTACCATTATCGATTATGATCAACATGGTCGCGTTAAGAGTGTTTTAATGAATATCAAAAGTTTTGATGTTTTCCGTTTGGAATTGGATTATGATCTACGCAATCGTATTAAGTCACAGAAAACAACATTTGGTCGTTCAACGGCTTTTGATAAAATCAACTATAATGCTGATGGTCATGTGATTGAGGTTTTGGGTACTAATAACTGGAAGTACCTTTATGATGAAAATGGCAATACTGTAGGTGTAGTGGATCAAGGTGAAAAGATCAATTTGGGTTATGATATAGGTGATCGTGTGAGTCAAGTGGGTGATATAGAATTTAATAACTATGATGCTAGAGGTTTTGTGGTCAGAAGAGGAGAACAGAAATATCGTTATAACAATCGTGGCCAGTTGATTCATGCCTTTGAACGTGAACGTTTCCAGACTTGGTATTACTATGATGATCGCAGCCGTTTAGTGGCCTGGCATGATAGCAAGGGTAATGTTACTCAATATTATTATGGTAATCCCCGATCACCTTTGCTGCTAACACATATGCATTATCCCAAAACGGGCAAAACATTGAGATTCCACTATGATGATCGTGATATGTTAATGGCGGTAGAAACAGCTGAACAGAGATATTATGTTGCTACCGATCAAAATGGTTCTCCCTTAGCCTATTTCGATATGAATGGTGCTATTCTGAAAGAAATGAAACGTACACCTTTTGGCCGTATTATTAAGGATACCAATCCTGATTTCTTTATACCCATAGACTTCCATGGTGGTTTGCTGGATCCTCATACCAAATTGGTGTATACCGAAGGACGTTTATATGATCCTACAGTAGGTCAATGGATGACTCCTTTATGGGAGACTTTGGCTACCGAAATGTCTCATCCTACCGATGTTTTTATCTATCGTTATCACAATAATGATCCTGTTAATCCTAGTAAACAGCAAAATTACATGATTGAATTGGAGTCTTGGCtgcaattgtttggttatgattTGAGCAACATGCAAAGTTCCAAATACACTAAAGCTTTGCAGTATAATCCTCAGGCCTCTATTAAATCACAAACTTTGGCTCCTGATTTTGGTGTTATATCAGGTTTGGAATGTATAGTGGAGAAAACTAATGAAAAGTTTAGTGATTTTGATTTTGTGCCCAAACCTTTGCTAAAAATGGAACCCAAAATGCGTAATCTTTTGCCAAGAGTTTCCTACCGAAGAGCGGTATTTGGTGAGGGAGTTTTGCTATCACGCATAGGTGGTAGAGCCTTGGTTAGTGTGGTAGATGGTTCCAATAGTGTAGTACAGGATGTGGTATCCTCAGTCTTCAATAATTCCTATTTCTTGGATCTACACTTTAGCATACATGATCAGGATGTATTCTATTTTGTCAaagataatgttttaaaattgagaGATGACAATGAAGAACTAAGAAGATTGGGCGGCATGTTTAACATATCAACTCATGAGATTACCGATCATGGTGGTTCAGCAGCCAAAGAATTAAGATTACATGGACCCGATGCTGTGGTTATCATTAAGTATGGTGTAGATCCTGAACAAGAAAGACATCGTATTTTAAAACATGCTCATAAAAGAGCAGTAGAAAGAGCCTGGGAATTGGAAAAACAATTAGTAGCAGCCGGTTTCCAGGGTAGAGGAGACTGGAccgaagaagaaaaagaagaattagTATCACATGGTGATGTCGATGGTTGGATTGGTGTAGATATTCatagtatatataaatatccaCAATTAGCCGATGATCCAGGTAATGTGGCCTTTCAAAGAGATGCTAAACGTAAGAGAAGAAAGATTGGACAAAATCATCGTACGGTTAAAAGCCGTAGACAACAGAGATTAAAAGATATGTCAGCGTGA